A genomic stretch from Narcine bancroftii isolate sNarBan1 chromosome 9, sNarBan1.hap1, whole genome shotgun sequence includes:
- the LOC138743459 gene encoding gastrotropin-like: MAFTGKYEVTSQENYDDFMKILKYSGDIIEKGRNAKVITEVTQNGNDFTWTQIYPGGKSMKNAFAVGQESEMETMDGKKFKATVKMEGNALVCDFPNYHHTSEISGGNLVEISTCGGVVYKRISKKIA, translated from the exons ATGGCTTTCACTGGCAAATACGAAGTTACAAGTCAGGAAAACTATGACGATTTTATGAAGATACTAA AGTATTCTGGTGATATCATTGAGAAGGGAAGGAATGCGAAGGTCATTACGGAGGTCACCCAAAATGGAAATGATTTTACCTGGACCCAAATTTAtcctggaggaaaatccatgaagAATGCATTTGCTgttggccaggaatcagagatggaaaccATGGATGGCAAAAAATTCAAG GCAACAGTCAAAATGGAAGGAAATGCACTCGTTTGTGACTTTCCAAACTATCACCACACTTCAGAGATCTCAGGAGGAAATCTCGTTGAG ATTTCAACATGTGGTGGTGTGGTTTATAAGAGAATTAGCAAGAAAATCGCCTAA